From Myxococcales bacterium, one genomic window encodes:
- a CDS encoding PEGA domain-containing protein: MRSLLRLPFQRAVTCVLLGSVLAASVPPMALAQPRAAKVKSKTIREDLPASVHSKWDTALVLFGAGNWGAARTEFLDVYNESKNPRVLFNVAICEKNTGQYARAIATLKRELAEAAGKLEAAEETRVKDTAAGLETFVVEVPITVSEPGAKVFVDDVEVGVSPLPPQRVDIGERRFAAKKPGFIDAAAVRSLPQGKKPEPIELKLEAVAKLTTVTVQVSGAPNATVRVDGKEVGAAPYTGRLVVRAEPYVVEASAPGFSTAKQSVFLKEGESAAVTLGLSKEQRQGKLVVTTKPEGAVILIDGKVVGSTRFEGAVDAGPHVVTAKKNGYYTFNLDVEVPKGGERPVTAVLNEDKQPSFVPWLIGTVVVIGVGIGAAAVLFAPKDQEPYRGTLSPFIVEHQ; this comes from the coding sequence ATGCGATCCCTCCTTCGACTTCCGTTTCAGCGCGCGGTCACGTGCGTACTCCTCGGCTCGGTCCTCGCCGCGTCGGTCCCCCCCATGGCGCTGGCCCAGCCTCGGGCCGCCAAGGTGAAGTCCAAGACCATCCGCGAGGACCTGCCGGCGTCGGTGCACTCCAAATGGGACACGGCGCTCGTGCTCTTCGGCGCCGGAAACTGGGGCGCCGCGCGCACCGAGTTTCTCGACGTCTACAACGAGTCGAAGAACCCCCGCGTGCTCTTCAACGTGGCCATCTGCGAGAAGAACACGGGCCAGTACGCCCGCGCGATCGCCACGCTGAAGCGCGAGCTCGCCGAGGCCGCGGGCAAGCTCGAAGCGGCCGAGGAGACCCGGGTGAAGGACACCGCGGCCGGCCTCGAGACGTTCGTCGTCGAGGTGCCCATCACTGTGTCCGAGCCCGGCGCGAAGGTCTTCGTCGACGACGTGGAGGTGGGCGTGTCTCCGCTGCCGCCGCAGCGCGTCGACATCGGCGAGCGTCGCTTCGCCGCGAAGAAGCCCGGCTTCATCGACGCCGCGGCCGTCCGCTCGCTCCCGCAGGGCAAAAAGCCCGAGCCCATCGAGCTCAAGCTCGAGGCGGTGGCCAAGCTCACCACCGTCACCGTGCAGGTGAGCGGCGCCCCGAACGCCACCGTGCGCGTCGACGGCAAAGAGGTGGGCGCGGCGCCGTACACCGGTCGCCTCGTCGTGCGCGCCGAGCCCTACGTCGTGGAGGCGTCGGCGCCCGGCTTCTCCACTGCCAAGCAGTCGGTGTTCCTGAAGGAGGGCGAGTCCGCGGCCGTCACGCTTGGGCTCTCGAAGGAGCAGCGCCAGGGCAAGCTCGTGGTGACCACCAAGCCGGAGGGGGCGGTCATCCTCATCGACGGCAAGGTCGTCGGGTCGACCCGCTTCGAGGGCGCGGTCGACGCGGGCCCCCACGTCGTCACCGCCAAGAAGAATGGATATTACACCTTCAACCTCGACGTCGAGGTGCCGAAGGGTGGCGAGCGCCCGGTCACGGCCGTGCTGAACGAGGACAAGCAGCCGAGCTTCGTGCCGTGGCTCATCGGCACCGTGGTGGTCATCGGCGTGGGCATCGGCGCGGCCGCCGTGCTCTTCGCGCCGAAGGACCAGGAGCCGTACCGTGGCACGCTCTCGCCTTTCATCGTAGAGCACCAGTAG